The nucleotide window CAGCTATTTTTGTAAAAATAATCTTAAACTTATTTGTAATTAATTTCCTCATATAATCTTCTTGATTGATATGCCACAAAGGATTAAAACACTCTAATTTTAATTTTTTACATAACTTCTCAATTCTTATTCGCTGATAATTAGAATACAAAGCACCAGTAATTATTCCTTTAATATTATATTTTTGCTTAGCTAACTTTAAAGCAACTTCCAAATCTTTAAGCTCTTTTTCTTTCTCACCTTTAGATTTAACATACACTAATGGCAAACTCATTGAATCTGCTTGTAATTTAACAGTTTGCTTATCTGGTTTGTGATACATATAAGAAAATTCGTTTTTGGGATCAATATTTATTAAACATTTTACAGGATATCCTTTTTGTTTTATTAAATACATAGCATAAGTCGAATCCTTTCCAGATGAAAATAAACAACCCAAACTTGGTTTTAAAAAACTAGCCAAATAATCCTTTTTAAATTTAAAATTATTTTTTCTTGCTAATCTCAAAATAGCTCTATCAACACGGCTTCCATATTGTGCTGCTCTTTTTTTTCTAAACGCTATCTCTTTATTTAAACCAATTTCATCAGCAATTTGCCTTAAGATTAACTTATTGTTCTGCTTATTTATTTTATTTTTAACAGGAACATTCATTGCTAATGTTATTATTTTCTCTTCTAAAAAAGGTGTTAATAATTTTATTTTAAAATAATTAGACAAAGTAAAATCTCTCTCTAAATCTCTATCATACATCAAACTTAGACCATTCCAACATTCTTTTTGAATGTCTTTAGCTAATTCATGTCTTTGATAACCAGCAAAGATTTCTTCAGATCCTAAACCAGAAAATAAATAATGAACATTATCTTTTTTTGCTTGCCCCATAGCAGCATAAACAACACTACCGACACCAACCTTAGTAACATCACTTGTATTCAACAATTTTGTTGTTTTTCCTATCACCTTTTCTGCTTCATTTAAACTTAAATGGATTACCTTAAGTTTTAACCTCAATTCTTTTGCAATTTTTTTAGCATACAAAACATCTTCAGAATTATCCAATCCAATAACATAACAAATAAAATCTTTTTTTAATTGTTTGCATACCAAAGCTATAAAACTGGAATCAACACCACCTGAAAACAATACTCCAAATTTTTTATTAGGAACAAGATTCTCAATTGTTTTAAACAATTCTTTTTTTAGTATTTCTTGATCTACTTTAACTCTAACATTCTTCACTTTCTTAATATAATTCTTCCATTCTTTTTTATTTATCATAATCAACGAGTAAAACAGTAACCTTTATAAATGCCTTCTTTTTCCTCTAAATTGAATATTTCCCGTGGACTATCTGTTTAGGGATGATAGGAGGGTACAAATGGAAAAGAATGATTTTATCAAAGCATTAAAAAAATCAAAAGACAATTCTCCTAAAAGAAAATTCAAACAAAGTTATGATTTAATTATAAACTTAAGAAATCTGGATCTTAAAAAAACAGAAAATCAAATAGATAATTTTATACAGTTACATTATGATAGGGGCAAAAAGGTAAAAATATGCGCTCTAATTGGATCAGAACTAAAAGCAACAGCCAAAGAAGAGTGTGATATGGCTATTGAGCTTATAGATTTCGATAAATATGCAAAAAACAAAAAATTAACTAAAAAACTAGCTCAAGATTATGATTTCTTTATTGCTCAGGCAAACATTATGCCAAAAGTAGCAGCAGCATTTGGTAAGATATTAGGTACAAAAGGAAAAATGCCTAATCCAAAAGCAGGGTGTATTGTGCCTCCAAATGCAAATCTAAAAGCAGTAGTTGCAAAGCTGCAAAATTCAGTCAGAGTACGTGTAAATATTTCTCCTTTATTCCAATGTAGAATTGGTAAAGAGGATACTCCAGAAGAACATCTTATAGATAATGCTTTTGTAATATACAATTCAATGATTCATTCCCTACCAGGAGAAAAAAATAACATTAGAAGTGTTTATTTAAAATTAACAATGGGCCCTTCTATTAAAATTGGTACAGAAACAGTAGAAGAAGCTCCTAAAGAAAAGAAAAAAGAAGCAAAGGTAGAAGACAAAAAACAAAAAGATTAAAATGGCTCACGTAGCAGACTATAAGAAAAAAGTTGTAGATGGTTTTGTTAAACTAATCAAAGAATATCCTATAGTCGGTGCTATAGATGTGGAAGGTATGCCAACTGCTCAGCTTCAAAAGATGAGGGAAACACTAAGAGAAAACGATGTTGTCTTATTAATGTCAAAAAGAAGGATTATGAAAATAGCTTTGGAAAAAGCCAAAGAAGAAAAAAAAGGTATTGAAGAGTTAGAAAAAAATTTACAAGGAATGCCTGCTTTAATATTTTCAAAAGTAGATTCTTTCAAACTATATAAATTATTAAAACAAAGCAAGAGCGAAGCTCCTGCAAAACCAGGCCAAATAGCTCCAAAAGATATTGTAGTTAATGCTGGCAAAACCAACTTCTTACCTGGTCCAATCATTAGTGAATTAAGTGGTGTTGGAATTAAATCAGGAGTTGAAGACGGAAAAGTGGCTATAAAAGAAGATTGTGTTGTATGTAAAGAAGGCGAAACAATAAACGCACAACTTGCAGGACTTTTAACAAGATTAAACATTAAACCAATGGAAATTGGGTTAAACTTAGTAGCATCTTTTGAAAAAGGGGTTATCTTCAAGAGAGATGTTTTAGATATTGATGAAGAAAAATTCTTATCAGATATAACAAAAGCAGCATCAGAATCATTTAACTTAAGTGTTGAAGCAGGTTATATAACAAAAGAGAATGTTGATGTAATCATAAACAATGTTTTCTATAGTTGTAAAGCGCTTGCAGAAGAAAGCAAGTTTATGGCAGATGTTGTTGTAGAAGATATGTTGGCACAAGCAGAGCAAGGTGCAAAATCACTACAAGCAGAAGCAAAAGTAGAAGTTACTCAAGCCAAAGAAGAACCAAAAGCAGAAGAGAAACCCTCTGCTGTTGAAAAACCTAAAGAGGAAAAACCTCCTGAAGAAGTAGAAACACCAGCAGAGAAAAAGGAAGAAGAGCTTTTAGAAAAAGAAAAAGAGATTATTGAAGAAGAGAAAAAGCTTGAAGAACCTAAAGATGAAGAAAAGCCTGCTGTTGAAAAAGAAGTTGAAGAAGCTGTAAAAGAGGAAGAGGAGAAAAAACTTGAAAAAGAAAGAATTGATACTGAAAAAGAAATCGAGAAAGTAGAGAAAGAAAAAGAACCAACAACAGACGAAAAAATAGCAAAGATGGTTCAATCACAACAAAAACATGCTTCTGGTGAAGATAAAAAAGAAAGTGCAGAAGCACTTATTGAAGAAGTAGAATCCAAAGTCGATAAAGAGAAAAAAGAAATAGAAGAAGTTGAAAATATTGTAGATCAATTAAAAAAAGGTAAGTCTATAAAACCACAAGAAGATGATAAAGTTCCTAGTGCTGCTGAACTAGCAGCTAAAAAACAAAAAGAATCTCAAGATTGAAAATAGGAGGAAAACAAAATGGAATATATATATGCAGCAATGTTGCTTCATAAAGCAGGTCAAAAAATCGAGGAAGCTTCTGTTAAAAAAGTATTAGAATCAGCAGGAGTTAAGCCTGATGAAGCTAGAGTAAAAGCTTTAGTAGCTGCTTTAGACGGAGTTAATATTGATGAAGCCATAAAAAAGGCTGCTGTACCTGTTGCTGCTGCATCTGCTCCTGCAGAAGGAGGAGACAAAAAAGCAGAACAAAGTGCAGAAAAGAAAGAAAAAGCTAAGAAAGAAGAAGAAGCATCATCTGAGCAGGCAGCTGCTGGTTTGGGTGCATTATTCGGATAAACGCTTTTTTTATTTTTTTTAAAAATGCCAGAGAACGTGAGCGGACATGCTATCGAAAGAAGAACAGAAAGAATTATTTAGAAAGAAATCTAAACTAAATGAAGAAATAAAAGGTTTAAGAAAAGAACTTAACCAAATAAATGATAAAAAAGAGTCTGCTTTTGATAAAAAAGAAAAAGTAACTGGTTCTATATCAAATCTGATTAATAGAGTTAAATCTTCTAAAAGTCAGAGGGATAAATTAACTAAGGAAGTTAAAGAAGTCAAGGTAAATAGGCAAAAGTATAATGATAAAATAAAAAAAGAAATATATCAGATAAAAGAATTGAACAAAGAGAAAAAGAGAATACAAAAAAAATACAACATAAAAGAGGATCCTTCTTCTATAAAAAGAGATATTGACGCTTTAGAAAGTAAAATTGAAACAGAAGTTATGAGTTTTGATAAAGAAAAGAAATTTATGAAAAATATAAAAGATTTAAAGAAAAAATATGAAAAAGTAAAAATTGTTTCTGATGTCTTTGATAAAATTCATGAAGTTGATAAAAAAATAAAAGAGTTAAGAAAAGAATCAAATGATAAACACAAAGAAATACAAAAAAAAGCTCAACAATCTCAATCTAAACATGAAGAACTTATTGAAACAAGCAAAGAAATAGATGATCTAAAAGGCAAAGAAGAAGAAACTTATAAGAAATTCTTTGATACAAAGAAAAGATTTACTGAGATAAATGATCAACTAAAAGAAAAACTAACAGAAATTAGCAAAATAAACGAACAGTTAAAAAAATATAATAATGAAGTAGTTAAAACAAAAAAAGATGCTGTAAATAAAAGCCTAAAAGAAAAAGCAGCAGTAGTTGAAGAAAAAATAAAAAACAAGAAAAAGTTAACAACAGAAGACTTACTAATTCTACAAGGCTCTGAAAAATAAATTCAAAAGATTTAAATACGTCCCTGATTGGTTACTAATCAAAAGAGGTGTGAATTTGGCTAAATCAAATAAGATTATTCTATGGTTTAAAGAACTAGGCATAAAAGACGTAAAGTATGTAGGAGGTAAAAACGCATCTCTTGGAGAGATGTATCAAAAACTAACCAAAAAAGGAGTTAATCTTCCAAACGGTTTTGCGGTTACTGCTTATTCTTATCAATACCTTATCAAATATAATAAACTAGACAAAGAAATCAGAAAAACACTAAGAGGTTTAGATACTTCAAATATTAGAGACTTAGCTGAAAGAGGTAAACAAGTTAGAAACTTAATTTTAAATGCAGAATTTCCAGAAAAATTAACAAAAGAAATAGAAAAAGCGTATGATAAATTGTGCAAAGAGTATGGCCAAAACACAGATGTGGCTGTGCGTTCATCAGCTACTGCAGAAGATTTACCAGATGCTTCTTTTGCAGGCCAGCAAGAGACCTATCTCAATATAAGAGGAAAAGAATCCCTGATAAAAGCATGTAAAAAATGTTTTGCTTCTCTATTCACTAACAGAGCCATTTCTTATAGGGTAGATAAAAAATTCAACCACTTTAAAGTCAGCCTAAGTATTGGCGTTCAAAAGATGATTAGAAGCGACAAAGCATCTAGCGGAGTAATGTTTTCAATAGATACTGATTCCGGATTTAAGGATGTAGTTTTAATAAACGCAGCATATGGCTTAGGTGAAAATGTTGTAAAAGGAACTGTTAATCCTGATTCTTATTATGTGTTTAAACCAACTTTGTTAAAAGGTTTTAAACCTATAATCGAGAAAAAAGTTGGTGAAAAAAAATTAAAAATGATTTATACAAATAATCAGAGGAATCCTACTAAAAATATAAAAACTTCTGAAAAAGAAAGAAAATCATTTGTTCTTAATCAAGACGAGTTGTTAAAATTAGCAAACTGGGGGTGTCTAATTGAACAACACTACAAAAAAGCAATGGATATAGAATGGGCAAAAGATGGAATAACAAAAAAATTATACATAGTACAGGCAAGACCTGAAACAGTTCAAAGTCAAAAAAATATTAATGTTTTAGAAGATTATGAAATGATTAAAAAAGGTCCAATTATTACAATAGGACAAAGCGTTGGTTCAAAAGTTGGTTCTGGTAAATCAAATATAATAACAAATGTAAGAGATATTAATAGATTCAAAAAGGGGGAAGTTTTAGTTACAGAAATGACAGATCCTGATTGGGAGCCAATAATGAAGATTGCTTCTGCTATTGTCACAGAAAAAGGGGGCAGAACCTGTCATGCGGCAATTATCTCCCGTGAATTGGGTGTTCCTTGTGTTGTTGGAACAAACAATGCTACTAAAAAAATAAAATCAAAAGAAAATATTACTGTAAGTTGTGCAGAAGGAGAAAAAGGATTTGTCTACAAAGGAATTATTCCTTTTAAAGTAAATAGAATAAATGTAAGAAAACATAAAAGACCTAAAACAAAAATAATGATGAATGTAGGAAACCCAGAACAAGCTTTTGAATTTTCTTTTATACCAAACGACGGTGTAGGATTAGCTAGAGAGGAGTTTATCATAAACGAATACATCAAAATCCATCCAAAAGCGCTTATTAATTTTTCAAAAATCAAAGATAAAAAAACAAAACAAAAAATAGAGAGCATGACTTATGGTTACAAAAACAAAACAGAGTTTTTTGTAAATAAACTAGCCCAAGGGGTTAGTATGATTGGAGCTGCATTCTATCCAAAAGATGTTATTGTTAGATTATCTGATTTTAAATCAAACGAATATGCTAATTTAATTGGCGGAAAAGAATATGAACCAATAGAAGATAATCCAATGCTTGGTTGGAGAGGAGCTTCAAGATATTATTCTGATTATAAAGATGCTTTTGCATTAGAATGTAAAGCAATGAAAAAGGTTCGTGAAGAATTTGGATTAAAAAATGTAAAACTAATGGTTCCTTTTTGCAGAACA belongs to Candidatus Woesearchaeota archaeon B3_Woes and includes:
- a CDS encoding 50S ribosomal protein L1, with translation MDYLFRDDRRVQMEKNDFIKALKKSKDNSPKRKFKQSYDLIINLRNLDLKKTENQIDNFIQLHYDRGKKVKICALIGSELKATAKEECDMAIELIDFDKYAKNKKLTKKLAQDYDFFIAQANIMPKVAAAFGKILGTKGKMPNPKAGCIVPPNANLKAVVAKLQNSVRVRVNISPLFQCRIGKEDTPEEHLIDNAFVIYNSMIHSLPGEKNNIRSVYLKLTMGPSIKIGTETVEEAPKEKKKEAKVEDKKQKD
- the rplJ gene encoding 50S ribosomal protein L10, encoding MKMAHVADYKKKVVDGFVKLIKEYPIVGAIDVEGMPTAQLQKMRETLRENDVVLLMSKRRIMKIALEKAKEEKKGIEELEKNLQGMPALIFSKVDSFKLYKLLKQSKSEAPAKPGQIAPKDIVVNAGKTNFLPGPIISELSGVGIKSGVEDGKVAIKEDCVVCKEGETINAQLAGLLTRLNIKPMEIGLNLVASFEKGVIFKRDVLDIDEEKFLSDITKAASESFNLSVEAGYITKENVDVIINNVFYSCKALAEESKFMADVVVEDMLAQAEQGAKSLQAEAKVEVTQAKEEPKAEEKPSAVEKPKEEKPPEEVETPAEKKEEELLEKEKEIIEEEKKLEEPKDEEKPAVEKEVEEAVKEEEEKKLEKERIDTEKEIEKVEKEKEPTTDEKIAKMVQSQQKHASGEDKKESAEALIEEVESKVDKEKKEIEEVENIVDQLKKGKSIKPQEDDKVPSAAELAAKKQKESQD
- a CDS encoding 50S ribosomal protein P1; translation: MEYIYAAMLLHKAGQKIEEASVKKVLESAGVKPDEARVKALVAALDGVNIDEAIKKAAVPVAAASAPAEGGDKKAEQSAEKKEKAKKEEEASSEQAAAGLGALFG
- a CDS encoding phosphoenolpyruvate synthase (catalyzes the formation of phosphoenolpyruvate from pyruvate), which codes for MAKSNKIILWFKELGIKDVKYVGGKNASLGEMYQKLTKKGVNLPNGFAVTAYSYQYLIKYNKLDKEIRKTLRGLDTSNIRDLAERGKQVRNLILNAEFPEKLTKEIEKAYDKLCKEYGQNTDVAVRSSATAEDLPDASFAGQQETYLNIRGKESLIKACKKCFASLFTNRAISYRVDKKFNHFKVSLSIGVQKMIRSDKASSGVMFSIDTDSGFKDVVLINAAYGLGENVVKGTVNPDSYYVFKPTLLKGFKPIIEKKVGEKKLKMIYTNNQRNPTKNIKTSEKERKSFVLNQDELLKLANWGCLIEQHYKKAMDIEWAKDGITKKLYIVQARPETVQSQKNINVLEDYEMIKKGPIITIGQSVGSKVGSGKSNIITNVRDINRFKKGEVLVTEMTDPDWEPIMKIASAIVTEKGGRTCHAAIISRELGVPCVVGTNNATKKIKSKENITVSCAEGEKGFVYKGIIPFKVNRINVRKHKRPKTKIMMNVGNPEQAFEFSFIPNDGVGLAREEFIINEYIKIHPKALINFSKIKDKKTKQKIESMTYGYKNKTEFFVNKLAQGVSMIGAAFYPKDVIVRLSDFKSNEYANLIGGKEYEPIEDNPMLGWRGASRYYSDYKDAFALECKAMKKVREEFGLKNVKLMVPFCRTVEEGKKVLEEMKKNGLTRGKDNLEIYVMCEIPSNVILADEFSEIFDGFSIGSNDLTQLTLGLDRDSELVSSIYDERNMAVKKLIALVISKAKKNNKKIGICGQAPSDFPEFAQFLVHCGIDSISLNPDTVVKTTLAILKEEKRINS